Proteins encoded by one window of Cellvibrio sp. KY-GH-1:
- a CDS encoding SDR family oxidoreductase has product MLEQFSLNGKVALVTGCKRGIGKAMAVALAEAGADIIGVSASLELQGSEIEKAVTATGKKFSAYQCDFGNRDSLYAFIEKVKAEHPVIDILVNNAGTILRAPAAEHSDEYWDQVINVNLNSQFILSREIGKTMLARKSGKIIFTASLLTYQGGVTVPGYAASKGALGQLVMALSNEWASQGINVNAIAPGYISTDNTEALRNDKDRSASILSRIPQGRWGTPEDFKGPVVFLASSASNYMNGSTVLVDGGWMGR; this is encoded by the coding sequence ATGTTGGAACAATTTAGCTTAAACGGTAAGGTCGCGTTGGTTACTGGTTGCAAGCGCGGCATTGGTAAAGCAATGGCTGTGGCTCTGGCAGAGGCAGGGGCAGATATTATTGGTGTATCTGCATCGCTGGAGTTGCAAGGCTCAGAGATTGAAAAAGCGGTAACGGCTACCGGGAAAAAATTCAGCGCTTATCAATGTGATTTTGGTAATCGCGACAGTCTTTATGCGTTTATCGAAAAAGTAAAAGCAGAGCATCCGGTGATTGATATTCTGGTCAATAATGCCGGTACAATTTTGCGCGCCCCTGCCGCTGAACACAGCGATGAGTATTGGGATCAGGTGATCAATGTGAACCTGAATTCACAATTTATTTTGAGCCGTGAAATTGGCAAAACCATGCTTGCGCGCAAAAGCGGGAAAATTATTTTCACTGCGTCATTGTTAACTTATCAAGGTGGCGTGACTGTGCCTGGCTATGCCGCGAGTAAAGGTGCTTTAGGTCAGTTGGTGATGGCGCTGTCGAATGAGTGGGCATCACAGGGTATTAATGTGAATGCCATTGCGCCCGGTTATATCTCTACCGATAACACTGAAGCTTTGCGCAATGACAAAGATCGTTCTGCGTCTATTCTTAGTCGTATTCCGCAAGGCCGCTGGGGCACGCCGGAAGACTTTAAAGGCCCGGTTGTCTTTTTGGCATCAAGTGCCTCTAACTATATGAACGGCAGCACCGTGTTGGTTGACGGCGGCTGGATGGGGAGATAA
- the aldA gene encoding aldehyde dehydrogenase — protein MKNDLNFINGQYVPSKAAGHIVVYSPSTGAEIGRIPEGCKEDAQDALEAAQAAQKPWAALTARARATLLRKFAQAIRNETELLATMLVQEQGKLLDVARGEVTATATFIEYACDNALTIEGDILPSDKPNEKIYIHKVPRGVVVAITAWNFPLALAGRKIGPALITGNTIVIKPTQETPLTTLELGRIANDVGIPAGVLNIVNGSGSVVGQHLCESPITRLITMTGSTRAGQIIYKASAQHLTPVMLELGGKAPFIVMEDADLELAAEEALWARFANCGQVCTCAERLYVHEKVYDAFVAKFVPKVKSLVLGDPMNPATQMGPKVNRREIEQIDGLVKKGLAQGAELACGGKPAVVPGFEQGNWYEPTVLVNVKQDNILVHEETFGPILPIVKISSIDEAIAYTNDSEYGLSAYLFTQSLNYIHRSIAEMEVGEVYVNRGIGEQHQGFHNGWKMSGAGGEDGKYGLEQYLEKKTVYLSEKY, from the coding sequence ATGAAAAATGATCTCAATTTTATTAATGGCCAATATGTGCCATCAAAAGCTGCTGGGCATATTGTTGTTTACAGTCCAAGTACAGGGGCGGAAATTGGCCGCATCCCGGAAGGATGTAAAGAAGATGCACAAGATGCATTAGAAGCAGCACAGGCAGCACAAAAGCCTTGGGCTGCCCTTACGGCGCGTGCGCGTGCAACATTGCTGCGTAAATTCGCTCAGGCTATTCGCAATGAAACTGAATTGCTTGCCACCATGTTGGTGCAAGAGCAGGGCAAGTTGCTCGATGTGGCGCGCGGTGAAGTAACTGCAACGGCCACGTTTATTGAATACGCCTGCGACAATGCGCTCACTATCGAAGGCGATATTTTGCCTTCCGATAAACCCAATGAAAAAATTTATATCCACAAAGTGCCGCGCGGTGTTGTGGTGGCGATCACTGCCTGGAATTTCCCCTTGGCATTGGCTGGTCGCAAAATTGGCCCTGCATTAATAACAGGCAATACTATTGTTATTAAACCGACTCAGGAAACCCCCTTAACCACTCTGGAATTGGGCCGTATTGCCAATGATGTAGGTATTCCTGCGGGCGTGTTAAATATCGTCAATGGTTCTGGTTCGGTAGTGGGCCAGCATTTATGCGAAAGCCCTATTACTCGGTTAATTACCATGACCGGTAGTACCCGGGCCGGACAAATCATTTACAAAGCCAGTGCACAGCATTTAACCCCTGTCATGTTGGAGTTGGGCGGAAAAGCTCCCTTTATTGTGATGGAAGATGCGGATCTGGAATTGGCCGCTGAAGAGGCGCTCTGGGCGCGATTTGCCAACTGCGGACAAGTCTGTACCTGTGCCGAGCGTCTGTATGTACATGAAAAAGTATACGACGCGTTTGTTGCCAAGTTTGTACCCAAGGTGAAATCCTTGGTGCTGGGTGATCCAATGAATCCTGCAACACAAATGGGGCCTAAAGTTAATCGCCGCGAAATTGAGCAAATCGATGGGTTGGTGAAAAAAGGTTTGGCGCAAGGGGCGGAACTGGCCTGTGGTGGTAAGCCTGCGGTAGTGCCCGGTTTTGAGCAGGGCAATTGGTATGAACCTACGGTACTGGTCAACGTGAAACAAGATAATATTTTGGTTCACGAAGAGACCTTTGGTCCCATATTACCAATCGTGAAAATTAGCAGTATCGATGAAGCCATTGCTTATACCAACGACAGTGAATATGGTCTTTCAGCCTATTTATTTACTCAAAGCCTTAACTATATTCATCGCTCTATCGCAGAGATGGAAGTGGGTGAGGTTTATGTCAATCGCGGTATTGGCGAGCAGCATCAAGGTTTCCATAATGGTTGGAAGATGAGCGGCGCTGGCGGCGAAGATGGCAAGTATGGTTTGGAACAATATTTGGAAAAGAAAACAGTTTATTTAAGTGAGAAATACTAG
- a CDS encoding mandelate racemase/muconate lactonizing enzyme family protein, which translates to MLNTISCVSHNELSATHIKAVKVEYYQVPLAEVLSDAKHGDHTCFELLVCRIYCQDGTEGVGYTYTGGKGGRAIYSLLDDELKPILIGRNASDIHAIWEDLGWHLHYVGRGGLVSFAISAVDIALWDIRCKRLNLPLWKLAGAASNKTRCYAGGIDLNFTEQKLLKNIDSYLNRGFNAVKIKVGKDNYKEDVARVAAVRELIGKHTTFMVDANYSMTVEKAIRFGRAIEQYDITWFEEPTIPDDYAGYARIADSINISLAMGENLHTVHEFTYAIAQAKLGFLQPDASNIGGITGWLKVAELAYAHNLPVCSHGMHELHVSLVASQPHAGYLEVHSFPIDAYTTRPIVIESGLAVASDEPGTGVTFDEKLLRPHLIKQS; encoded by the coding sequence ATGCTAAATACAATTTCTTGCGTGAGTCACAACGAACTCTCAGCAACACATATCAAAGCCGTCAAAGTTGAATACTACCAAGTGCCATTGGCCGAGGTGTTATCCGATGCAAAACACGGCGACCACACCTGTTTTGAATTGTTGGTGTGTCGTATCTATTGCCAGGATGGCACTGAAGGTGTTGGTTACACCTATACCGGAGGTAAGGGGGGGCGAGCTATTTATTCACTTTTGGATGATGAACTCAAACCAATACTGATTGGCCGCAATGCATCGGATATTCATGCAATTTGGGAAGATTTAGGCTGGCACCTGCACTATGTGGGGCGTGGTGGTTTGGTTAGTTTTGCTATTTCTGCGGTCGATATCGCCCTGTGGGATATTCGTTGCAAGCGTCTGAATTTGCCGTTGTGGAAATTGGCGGGTGCCGCTAGTAATAAAACCCGCTGTTATGCGGGCGGTATTGATTTGAATTTCACCGAACAGAAACTATTGAAGAATATTGATAGTTATTTGAATCGCGGTTTTAACGCGGTAAAAATTAAAGTCGGTAAAGATAACTACAAAGAAGATGTTGCTCGCGTTGCTGCAGTGCGCGAGTTAATTGGTAAACACACCACCTTTATGGTTGATGCCAATTATTCAATGACCGTTGAAAAAGCTATCCGTTTTGGCCGGGCGATAGAGCAATACGATATCACCTGGTTTGAAGAGCCAACCATTCCCGATGATTATGCCGGTTATGCACGTATTGCGGACAGCATTAATATTTCATTGGCGATGGGTGAAAACCTTCATACTGTTCATGAATTTACCTACGCAATTGCACAGGCAAAATTAGGTTTTTTGCAGCCCGATGCTTCCAATATTGGTGGTATTACTGGCTGGTTGAAAGTTGCTGAATTGGCCTATGCCCATAACCTCCCTGTATGTAGTCACGGCATGCATGAGTTGCATGTTTCTCTCGTTGCTAGTCAGCCGCACGCAGGTTACCTCGAAGTTCACTCCTTCCCTATTGATGCCTATACCACTCGCCCAATCGTTATCGAGAGTGGTTTGGCTGTCGCATCAGATGAGCCGGGAACCGGTGTGACATTCGATGAAAAATTATTACGTCCACATTTAATCAAACAATCCTGA
- a CDS encoding MFS transporter, with translation MQRANRNAFFFSFIVALGGFVFGLDIALISGTIKYIIAEFSLTAFQVGAIVGGATGLGSIVALLCAGYFCERFGRKNTLLVIAALYLISALGSAFAVSFETLFAARFLGGLAFASLTLASMYIGEIAPPDLRGKLVGLNQMNIVVGIFIAQLLNFYIVTVISSQPAWANWIGLTELTSWRWMLGLEILPALVWFLLLFFIPESPRWLVMNGKKHKAEAVIAKIAPADMVAQQFNQICDNLKGAEHSLSVSEQLGLLFKSRLRIALFIGAGAAMLQSLCGMNAVLGYMPFIFSQVGGGDASAFQQTVWVGAIGLFFTFLALVMIDRMGRRPILLWGSVWAAVSMGVVTYCFAGATYMLSAESVAAFADRIDTSLLAPMLGVEYASDLEFKRALVTHLGSAALGSLQVDLLNTAAHMQGVLVFIGLISFVAAFNFSLGPVMWILFSEIFPTRIRGVAIPACALVCTLFGGVLVPTLFPWQIEVQGVAVTFLIYTCLCVLGAIFVLKMVPETKGKSLEEIESQLVAVK, from the coding sequence ATGCAGAGAGCAAATAGAAACGCATTTTTCTTTTCCTTTATTGTGGCTCTGGGTGGATTTGTATTTGGCCTGGATATAGCCCTGATCTCCGGCACCATTAAATACATTATTGCTGAATTTAGTTTAACGGCCTTTCAAGTGGGTGCCATTGTCGGTGGTGCTACGGGGTTGGGGTCAATTGTTGCGTTGCTATGCGCGGGTTATTTTTGTGAGCGCTTTGGGCGGAAAAACACCTTATTAGTCATTGCTGCGTTGTATTTAATTTCCGCGTTGGGGTCGGCATTTGCCGTTAGTTTTGAGACGCTTTTTGCTGCGCGCTTTTTGGGCGGTTTAGCTTTTGCGTCGCTCACGCTGGCATCAATGTACATTGGTGAGATTGCCCCGCCAGACTTGCGTGGCAAGTTGGTGGGACTGAATCAAATGAATATTGTGGTGGGGATTTTTATCGCGCAGCTATTAAATTTCTACATAGTGACCGTAATTAGTTCGCAGCCCGCTTGGGCAAATTGGATTGGTTTAACCGAGTTAACCAGTTGGCGTTGGATGTTAGGGTTAGAAATTTTGCCTGCGTTGGTCTGGTTTTTATTGCTCTTTTTTATTCCGGAGAGCCCGCGTTGGCTGGTGATGAATGGTAAGAAGCATAAAGCGGAAGCGGTAATTGCCAAAATTGCACCTGCTGACATGGTTGCCCAGCAATTTAATCAGATTTGTGACAACTTAAAAGGTGCTGAGCATTCGCTGAGTGTAAGTGAGCAGTTGGGTTTGTTGTTTAAATCCAGGTTGCGTATCGCGCTTTTTATTGGTGCTGGTGCGGCCATGCTGCAATCTTTATGCGGTATGAATGCTGTTTTAGGTTATATGCCATTTATTTTTTCGCAGGTAGGCGGTGGCGATGCAAGCGCCTTTCAGCAAACCGTTTGGGTTGGTGCTATAGGGTTATTTTTTACCTTCCTGGCGCTGGTGATGATTGATCGCATGGGGCGCCGTCCTATTTTGCTCTGGGGTTCGGTCTGGGCTGCTGTGAGCATGGGTGTGGTGACTTATTGTTTTGCGGGAGCGACTTATATGTTGAGCGCAGAATCTGTCGCAGCCTTCGCTGATCGGATTGATACGTCACTATTGGCCCCTATGCTTGGGGTTGAGTACGCCAGTGATCTGGAATTTAAACGGGCATTGGTGACTCATTTGGGATCGGCAGCGCTGGGTTCACTGCAGGTTGATTTGCTCAATACTGCTGCGCATATGCAGGGCGTGTTGGTGTTTATTGGATTAATTAGTTTTGTGGCGGCATTTAACTTTTCCTTAGGCCCAGTCATGTGGATTTTGTTTTCCGAAATATTTCCTACGCGCATCAGGGGTGTTGCTATTCCTGCTTGTGCGCTGGTCTGTACACTCTTTGGTGGCGTATTGGTGCCTACATTGTTCCCGTGGCAGATAGAGGTTCAGGGTGTTGCGGTCACATTTTTGATCTATACCTGCCTTTGCGTGTTGGGTGCTATTTTTGTTCTAAAAATGGTGCCGGAAACCAAAGGGAAAAGTTTGGAGGAAATCGAGAGTCAACTTGTCGCCGTCAAATAA
- a CDS encoding zinc-binding dehydrogenase, with product MLAAQYVGNKGFQVVEGQMIAPAADEVRLQVGFVGICGTDMHIYHGVMDQRVAPPQIIGHEMSGTIVEMGANVKGFAIGDRVVVRPLDYCGECPACTAGHSHVCHKLKFMGIDSPGAFQNSWTVKARTLHKLPENIDLKQGALIEPLSVAVHDISRARLTAGEKAVVIGGGPIGQLVALVAKSVGAEVMISEVNQVRNEFAQKNGIKTVNPLEQDLDAAVKEWTNGKGADVVFEVSGVKAAIEAMTKIASVRGRICMVAIHSQKPEVDLFQFFWKELELVGARVYEATDFDMAIELVASGKVKLEPFISSVSSLNNIGSAFASMDNNPAGMKALVSCAE from the coding sequence ATGTTAGCTGCTCAATATGTTGGTAATAAAGGCTTTCAGGTTGTTGAAGGTCAAATGATTGCTCCTGCTGCGGATGAAGTGCGTTTGCAAGTAGGGTTTGTTGGTATCTGTGGAACGGATATGCACATTTATCACGGTGTTATGGATCAGCGCGTTGCACCGCCGCAAATTATTGGCCATGAAATGTCGGGCACCATTGTTGAGATGGGGGCAAATGTAAAAGGTTTTGCCATTGGTGATCGCGTTGTTGTGCGTCCACTCGATTATTGTGGCGAGTGTCCTGCTTGTACTGCAGGTCACAGCCATGTGTGCCACAAATTAAAATTTATGGGTATCGATAGCCCAGGCGCTTTCCAAAATTCATGGACTGTAAAAGCGCGCACTTTGCACAAACTGCCTGAGAATATCGACTTAAAACAAGGTGCGTTGATTGAGCCACTTTCTGTAGCAGTGCATGATATTTCCCGCGCACGTTTAACGGCTGGTGAAAAAGCAGTTGTTATTGGTGGTGGCCCCATTGGTCAGTTGGTTGCACTGGTGGCAAAAAGTGTTGGCGCTGAGGTCATGATTTCGGAAGTGAATCAGGTGCGCAATGAATTTGCCCAGAAAAATGGTATTAAAACCGTTAATCCACTTGAGCAAGATTTGGATGCAGCGGTTAAAGAGTGGACTAATGGTAAAGGCGCAGATGTTGTGTTTGAAGTGTCTGGCGTGAAAGCGGCGATAGAAGCTATGACCAAGATTGCCTCAGTGCGCGGCCGTATTTGTATGGTGGCGATTCACTCGCAAAAGCCTGAAGTGGATCTGTTCCAATTCTTCTGGAAAGAACTTGAATTAGTGGGCGCGCGCGTTTATGAAGCGACTGACTTTGATATGGCCATTGAGTTGGTTGCATCCGGTAAAGTAAAGCTTGAACCATTCATTAGTTCGGTATCTAGCCTGAACAACATTGGCAGCGCTTTTGCGAGCATGGATAATAATCCTGCTGGTATGAAAGCCCTTGTGTCTTGCGCGGAGTAA
- a CDS encoding cellulase family glycosylhydrolase — protein sequence MKLTQLISIATYTLILGGCGGGGGGTSTPPASSKASVSPTQSSTAVSSLVASSSTSLSSTPNSSVASTDSRPKISFNRDIKHIVGGIDSFDRRKFITIHSSNTEADWFGSNAQSLGAPNASPDLITEVMDGYDVYFGRDTGGITWQLGELNQDPARPGFVSESHAQTKGGDARWVYSNNANSTKIRQFENRLTDMIIGAQQHPFWPDGKTTRKGWALSQTDTPSEPFGTATGHYMGQYLAKYFNKGAGDLYGQPKPLYVEVMNEPLYDLVDASASPVPVEKVFQFHNTVAAEIRKTNSDVLIGGYTVAFPDYDKNDFQQWLNRDKVFIDLAGANMDFYSIHLYDFPAHNNREKYRRGSNVEATLDLLEQYDTIKFGKIKPLVISEYGASIHSMFSDPWTPQRDGLRLIAFNGLLMSFLERPNNIAKTIPFLPIKAEWGRVNGIPYNDRLMRQRKEAPGETGDEWVFTDMIKFYQLWSDVKGTRIDITSSDPDLVVNAYADNKRVYLIINNLEFNAQEFTLNDYSLNNPAFANATIKHLHLDSQNAPVLSETVSDKFPDSLSIGGSGTMIITMNYESAVVIDQTKVEQKTYATNYLQAIKTNSPLNFAINGITPAAFGEATLRLGIGRDHGKSLQPKVTINGTEVTVPKDYRGYDQYHQGKGRENFFGVIEIPVPYSILKANNQIEVTFADDGGHISSAALRAFHYSRNFTH from the coding sequence ATGAAACTCACTCAACTAATTAGCATCGCAACCTATACCCTTATTTTGGGCGGCTGTGGCGGTGGCGGTGGCGGAACATCAACTCCCCCAGCATCAAGCAAAGCCAGTGTCAGCCCCACACAATCGTCCACCGCCGTTAGCAGTCTAGTCGCAAGTAGCAGCACTAGCCTGTCGAGCACACCGAACAGCTCAGTCGCTTCAACTGACAGCAGACCGAAAATCAGTTTCAATAGAGACATCAAACATATTGTTGGCGGTATCGACAGCTTTGACCGACGCAAATTCATCACCATTCACTCGTCCAATACCGAAGCCGATTGGTTTGGTTCAAACGCCCAAAGTTTGGGAGCCCCCAACGCCTCACCTGACCTGATTACCGAAGTCATGGACGGCTATGACGTGTATTTCGGCCGCGATACCGGAGGCATTACCTGGCAACTTGGTGAACTCAATCAAGACCCCGCTCGCCCGGGTTTTGTCAGCGAGAGTCACGCACAAACCAAAGGTGGCGACGCACGCTGGGTGTATAGCAACAATGCCAACAGCACCAAAATTCGTCAGTTTGAAAACCGGCTAACGGATATGATTATAGGGGCACAGCAACACCCCTTCTGGCCAGATGGCAAAACTACCCGCAAAGGCTGGGCACTCTCACAGACCGATACCCCAAGTGAACCTTTTGGAACTGCCACTGGCCACTACATGGGGCAGTATCTCGCGAAATACTTTAATAAAGGCGCAGGCGATTTATATGGTCAACCTAAGCCGCTCTATGTTGAGGTTATGAATGAACCTCTTTACGACCTGGTGGATGCTAGTGCATCACCAGTGCCAGTAGAAAAAGTATTCCAGTTTCACAACACAGTGGCGGCAGAAATTCGAAAGACCAATAGCGATGTTTTAATTGGCGGCTACACAGTGGCCTTTCCCGATTACGATAAAAATGACTTTCAACAATGGCTAAACCGCGACAAAGTTTTTATTGATCTGGCCGGTGCCAATATGGACTTTTACTCAATCCATCTCTATGACTTTCCGGCGCACAATAATCGCGAGAAATATCGTCGCGGCAGCAACGTCGAGGCAACCCTCGATCTGCTCGAGCAATATGACACGATTAAATTTGGCAAGATCAAGCCCTTAGTGATATCGGAATATGGCGCCAGCATTCACTCCATGTTTTCTGATCCCTGGACCCCACAGCGCGACGGATTACGCCTGATTGCATTTAACGGTCTATTGATGAGTTTTCTTGAACGCCCCAACAATATTGCTAAAACGATTCCGTTTCTGCCGATAAAAGCCGAGTGGGGCCGCGTTAATGGCATACCCTACAATGACCGCCTTATGCGTCAACGCAAAGAGGCACCCGGCGAAACTGGTGACGAATGGGTTTTCACTGACATGATCAAGTTTTATCAATTGTGGTCAGACGTAAAAGGAACACGTATTGATATTACCTCTAGCGATCCCGATCTGGTCGTCAATGCTTATGCCGACAATAAGCGGGTGTATCTCATCATTAACAATTTGGAATTTAACGCGCAAGAATTCACACTGAATGATTATTCATTAAATAATCCTGCCTTTGCCAATGCGACGATTAAACACTTACATCTGGATAGCCAAAACGCGCCGGTCTTAAGCGAAACGGTTAGCGACAAGTTTCCAGATTCGTTAAGCATTGGAGGTAGTGGCACCATGATCATTACCATGAACTATGAAAGTGCAGTAGTAATCGATCAAACTAAAGTTGAACAGAAAACATATGCAACAAATTATTTGCAGGCAATTAAAACCAATAGTCCCCTTAACTTTGCGATAAACGGCATCACTCCAGCAGCATTTGGAGAGGCTACGTTACGCTTGGGCATAGGTAGGGATCACGGAAAATCCTTGCAGCCTAAAGTGACCATTAATGGCACCGAAGTAACTGTACCAAAAGATTATCGCGGCTATGATCAATACCACCAAGGCAAAGGGCGGGAAAACTTTTTTGGTGTAATTGAAATCCCTGTGCCCTATTCAATCCTCAAAGCTAACAATCAGATTGAGGTGACCTTTGCGGATGATGGCGGCCACATAAGCTCAGCGGCATTAAGAGCATTTCACTACAGCCGAAACTTTACCCACTAA
- a CDS encoding GntR family transcriptional regulator, whose amino-acid sequence MKESKKIIPVRDQIADQIRSDIIAGDMPPNAKLNEVALAERFGVSRGPVRDVLLQLTKEGLLVAKNNCGVSVNSVLSPELQELMIDIRTKIELHAVKTLKGKLQEADFAEIDAILDRLQNAFDDEDYTEVTKADMDFHRYLVMKAGGEELVNLWQPIILRMRMNYKRITKPVDCVNEHRAISDALRKDNIREATAALKANIR is encoded by the coding sequence ATGAAAGAATCAAAAAAAATCATTCCCGTTCGGGATCAAATTGCTGATCAAATCAGATCAGACATTATTGCGGGCGATATGCCGCCCAATGCCAAATTAAATGAAGTGGCTTTGGCTGAGCGCTTTGGCGTCTCGCGTGGCCCGGTTCGCGATGTATTGCTGCAACTCACTAAAGAAGGCTTGTTGGTAGCCAAAAACAATTGCGGCGTTTCGGTGAACAGCGTTCTGTCTCCAGAGCTACAAGAGTTGATGATCGATATCCGCACCAAGATTGAACTTCATGCAGTTAAAACGTTGAAAGGTAAACTGCAAGAGGCTGATTTTGCCGAAATAGATGCGATTTTGGATCGTCTCCAAAATGCATTTGATGACGAAGATTACACCGAAGTGACAAAGGCCGACATGGACTTCCATCGCTATTTGGTGATGAAGGCCGGTGGCGAAGAGTTGGTTAACCTGTGGCAGCCCATCATTTTGCGTATGCGCATGAACTACAAACGTATCACCAAGCCAGTGGATTGCGTTAATGAGCATAGAGCGATAAGTGATGCACTGCGTAAAGACAATATTCGCGAAGCCACGGCTGCGCTCAAAGCAAATATTCGCTAA